The Melospiza georgiana isolate bMelGeo1 chromosome Z, bMelGeo1.pri, whole genome shotgun sequence genome contains a region encoding:
- the SNX2 gene encoding sorting nexin-2 isoform X2, giving the protein MAAEREPPPLGETRPADLEELEDGEDLFTSTVSTLESSPSSPEPASLPAEDISTNSNGPKPAEIMLDGDREDLFAEATEEVSLDSPERDPILSPEPTPAVTPVTPTALIAPRMEPKSVTAPVIFDRSREEIEEEANGDLFDIEINVSDPEKVGDGMNAYMAYRVTTKTSLSIFHKNEFSVKRRFSDFLGLHSKLATKYMHIGYIVPPAPEKSIVGMTKVKVGKEDSSSTEFVEKRRAALERYLQRTVKHPTLLQDPDLRQFLESSELPRAVNTQALSGAGILRMVNKAADAVNKMTIKMNESDAWFEEKQQQFENLDQQLRKLHASVEALVCHRKELSANTAAFAKSAAMLGNSEDHTALSRALSQLAEVEEKIDQLHQEQAFADFYVFSELLGDYIRLIAAVKGVFDHRMKCWQKWQDAQVTLQKKREAEAKLQLANKPDKLQQAKDEIKEWETKVQQGEKDFEQISKTIRKEVGRFEKERVKDFKTVIIEYLESLVQTQQQLIKYWEAFLPEAKAIA; this is encoded by the exons ATGGCGGCGGAgcgggagccgccgccgctGGGAGAGACGCGGCCTGCCGACCTCGAGGAGCTGGAGGACGGCGAGGACCTCTTCACCAGCACCGTGTCCACCCTGGAG tcAAGTCCTTCATCTCCAGAGCCAGCAAGTCTTCCTGCCGAAGACATCAGCACAAACTCCAATGGTCCAAAGCCAGCAGAAATCATGCTGGATGGTGACAGAGAAGATCTCTTTGCTG AAGCAACAGAAGAAGTTTCATTGGACAGTCCGGAGAGGGATCCAATACTTTCACCAGAACCTACTCCTGCAGTCACTCCTGTAACACCTACCGCATTAATAGCTCCCAGAATGGAACCGAAAAGTGTAACAGCCCCAGTGATTTTTGATAGATCCAGAGAAGAG ATTGAAGAGGAAGCAAATGGAGATTTGTTTGATATAGAAATCAATGTATCAGACCCAGAGAAAGTTG GGGATGGCATGAATGCTTATATGGCATACAGAGTAACAACAAAG acatcACTTTCAATATTCCACAAAAATGAATTCTCTGTTAAAAGAAGATTCAGTGATTTTCTTGGCCTGCACAGCAAATTAGCAACAAAATACATGCATATTGGTTATATTGTGCCTCCAGCTCCAGAAAAAAGTATTGTAG GCATGACCAAGGTTAAAGTAGGCAAAGAAGATTCTTCATCTACTGaatttgtggagaaaagaagagcaGCTCTAGAAAG gTATCTACAACGTACAGTAAAGCACCCAACCTTGCTACAGGATCCAGATTTGAGACAATTCTTGGAAAGTTCTGAG CTGCCGAGAGCAGTTAACACCCAGGCTCTGAGTGGAGCAGGAATATTGAGAATGGTGAACAAGGCTGCCGACGCTGTCAACAAAATGACAATCAAGATGAATGAATCGGATGCA TGGtttgaagaaaaacagcagcaatttGAGAATCTGGATCAGCAGCTTAGGAAGCTTCATGCCAGTGTTGAAGCATTAGTCTGCCACCGAAAAG AGCTTTCAGCCAACACCGCTGCCTTTGCTAAAAGTGCTGCCATGTTAGGTAACTCGGAGGACCACACTGCTCTGTCTAGAGCTTTGTCTCAGCTTGCAGAGGTTGAGGAAAAGATAGATCAGTTGCATCAAGAACAAGCTTTTGCTGATTTCTATGTGTTCTCAGAACTGCTTGGTGATTACATTCGTCTGATTGCTGCAGTAAAA GGTGTGTTTGACCATCGAATGAAATGCTGGCAGAAGTGGCAAGATGCTCAGGTCACTTTACAAAAAAAACGTGAAGCAGAAGCAAAGCTCCAACTAGCCAACAAACCTGATAAATTACAGCAAGCTAAAGATGAGATAAAAGAG TGGGAGACAAAAGTTCAGCAAGGGGAAAAAGATTTTGAACAGATCTCCAAAACCATTCGCAAGGAAGTGGGAAGATTTGAG AAGGAACGAGTGAAAGACTTTAAAACTGTTATTATCGAGTACTTAGAGTCGTTAGTGCAAACACAACAGCAG CTAATAAAATACTGGGAGGCATTCCTACCTGAAGCCAAAGCCATTGCCTAA
- the SNX2 gene encoding sorting nexin-2 isoform X1, whose translation MAAEREPPPLGETRPADLEELEDGEDLFTSTVSTLESSPSSPEPASLPAEDISTNSNGPKPAEIMLDGDREDLFAEATEEVSLDSPERDPILSPEPTPAVTPVTPTALIAPRMEPKSVTAPVIFDRSREEIEEEANGDLFDIEINVSDPEKVGDGMNAYMAYRVTTKTSLSIFHKNEFSVKRRFSDFLGLHSKLATKYMHIGYIVPPAPEKSIVGMTKVKVGKEDSSSTEFVEKRRAALERYLQRTVKHPTLLQDPDLRQFLESSELPRAVNTQALSGAGILRMVNKAADAVNKMTIKMNESDAWFEEKQQQFENLDQQLRKLHASVEALVCHRKELSANTAAFAKSAAMLGNSEDHTALSRALSQLAEVEEKIDQLHQEQAFADFYVFSELLGDYIRLIAAVKGVFDHRMKCWQKWQDAQVTLQKKREAEAKLQLANKPDKLQQAKDEIKEEIEEWETKVQQGEKDFEQISKTIRKEVGRFEKERVKDFKTVIIEYLESLVQTQQQLIKYWEAFLPEAKAIA comes from the exons ATGGCGGCGGAgcgggagccgccgccgctGGGAGAGACGCGGCCTGCCGACCTCGAGGAGCTGGAGGACGGCGAGGACCTCTTCACCAGCACCGTGTCCACCCTGGAG tcAAGTCCTTCATCTCCAGAGCCAGCAAGTCTTCCTGCCGAAGACATCAGCACAAACTCCAATGGTCCAAAGCCAGCAGAAATCATGCTGGATGGTGACAGAGAAGATCTCTTTGCTG AAGCAACAGAAGAAGTTTCATTGGACAGTCCGGAGAGGGATCCAATACTTTCACCAGAACCTACTCCTGCAGTCACTCCTGTAACACCTACCGCATTAATAGCTCCCAGAATGGAACCGAAAAGTGTAACAGCCCCAGTGATTTTTGATAGATCCAGAGAAGAG ATTGAAGAGGAAGCAAATGGAGATTTGTTTGATATAGAAATCAATGTATCAGACCCAGAGAAAGTTG GGGATGGCATGAATGCTTATATGGCATACAGAGTAACAACAAAG acatcACTTTCAATATTCCACAAAAATGAATTCTCTGTTAAAAGAAGATTCAGTGATTTTCTTGGCCTGCACAGCAAATTAGCAACAAAATACATGCATATTGGTTATATTGTGCCTCCAGCTCCAGAAAAAAGTATTGTAG GCATGACCAAGGTTAAAGTAGGCAAAGAAGATTCTTCATCTACTGaatttgtggagaaaagaagagcaGCTCTAGAAAG gTATCTACAACGTACAGTAAAGCACCCAACCTTGCTACAGGATCCAGATTTGAGACAATTCTTGGAAAGTTCTGAG CTGCCGAGAGCAGTTAACACCCAGGCTCTGAGTGGAGCAGGAATATTGAGAATGGTGAACAAGGCTGCCGACGCTGTCAACAAAATGACAATCAAGATGAATGAATCGGATGCA TGGtttgaagaaaaacagcagcaatttGAGAATCTGGATCAGCAGCTTAGGAAGCTTCATGCCAGTGTTGAAGCATTAGTCTGCCACCGAAAAG AGCTTTCAGCCAACACCGCTGCCTTTGCTAAAAGTGCTGCCATGTTAGGTAACTCGGAGGACCACACTGCTCTGTCTAGAGCTTTGTCTCAGCTTGCAGAGGTTGAGGAAAAGATAGATCAGTTGCATCAAGAACAAGCTTTTGCTGATTTCTATGTGTTCTCAGAACTGCTTGGTGATTACATTCGTCTGATTGCTGCAGTAAAA GGTGTGTTTGACCATCGAATGAAATGCTGGCAGAAGTGGCAAGATGCTCAGGTCACTTTACAAAAAAAACGTGAAGCAGAAGCAAAGCTCCAACTAGCCAACAAACCTGATAAATTACAGCAAGCTAAAGATGAGATAAAAGAG GAAATTGAAGAG TGGGAGACAAAAGTTCAGCAAGGGGAAAAAGATTTTGAACAGATCTCCAAAACCATTCGCAAGGAAGTGGGAAGATTTGAG AAGGAACGAGTGAAAGACTTTAAAACTGTTATTATCGAGTACTTAGAGTCGTTAGTGCAAACACAACAGCAG CTAATAAAATACTGGGAGGCATTCCTACCTGAAGCCAAAGCCATTGCCTAA